The window aataaacggatttaCGAAAAAGGGAaaacccaggttgcgacaagtggcgcgctgcatgtgcgccacttgtcgcaacctaagGAGTTGGAGCGAATTGTTTTTTGCTTTTTGTGGTCAATCCTTTGCTATGTGGCTCGTACATTATTAAACATGTACGTATGTATGTGACCCACATTTCAGAATGATTaaatatgtactcccttcgtttttaaatataagttgttttagacattttaaatgaaTTAcgacatacgaatgtatgtagacttattttagaatataaattcactcattttgcttcgtatatagtcacttgtttgaatctctaaaaagacttacatttaagaATGGAGAGAGTACGTATGTATTAGTATAAATTAGACCATGTATATATGTGACCTACATTTCATATTAATCGGGCAGCCCATCGAGTAACCCATGGGCGTAAACCTATGCCCATACCCTACCCACAACTAACCGGGTTATTCCGCGTTCATGGGTGTACATAAAGACCCATACCCTAGCCATTCGGGTCGGATGCCATGGGCATGCGTACCCATGGGTCGAATTGCCGGGTTGACTTAGGAGTACATAGATGAACTGAAACAGACACAATTAGAACTGTTGAAGCCCACCCAATGTCCCAATCCCATCCAGGTCCAGCCCACGCGCACGTAACAGGCCGACAGCCCTCAAGGCCTCGACTGCTCCTTCTCCTGCACCTATAAAAAAAGCTGCTCTCCTGCAGTCCTGCAGCTgcagtttctcaaaaaaaaaaatgctCCCCTGCTGTATTTCTCAAGAAAGAAAAAACTGCTCTGCATCTGCAGCcgacgggggcggcggcggacgccaGATGGCACCTGCAGGCTGCTCGCCAAGTGGTGGCGGCAGCGCGGCAAGCAAGCAAGCAGCCTACGCCGGCGGCCGGTCCCAGGACCTCTAGGCGACGGCCGTATTCCTCCTCTGTCGTCGCCACTTCCAAGTTGCAAGGTATCCCGTATTCCCCTTGCATCCAGCAATTTTGGTATGTTCCTAGTGCTCGGTTGGATCTCATCCATCTTATATGACTATGTCCTCTTCTTTGACACCCTAGTAGGTCTAAAAAGAATTCCGTCTAGTTTGGATGCTTTGTCAATTTGGTGGATGATGACTAGGGTAGCTGATGGATTAGATCAGTGTAAATCCAGGAACTACTGCTCATTTGTGTCTGGTAGAATATTGAGTCTGTAATACAAAAAGATTAGTCATAGATTGGTGGTGGTTGGCCACCTCAAGTTAATGGGAGAGGAAAGGGGATGAGTGGTCTTGTCTTTTCCTTGTATTATTTGATAAAATTCATAACGAAAATGTTTGATGAAATTCTAGAAGGAATCTGATTTTTTTAAACTATTATCGATATATTGCCGCAATGATACTTTGCTACTGTTATCGATATATGGTCATTGAGTCATTGATGTTGCTAGCTTACTGCACATTTGTTGTCCTATATATTATATAGGCTTCGTCGGTATGGGGAACCTAGCTGAGAGCATCGCATGTGGCGTGGCGGCGTCGGGTATCCTCTCGGCCTCCGCCATCCGCACCACGGTCCACCGCCACCCTGAGCGCTGCGCCGCCTTCGCCTCCCTTGGCGCCACCATCCTCGCCTCCAACGCCCAGGTCAGTCTATTCCCCCCATCTGATTGAGACCCTGCCTCCATATGCTCGAAGCAGCGAAGTATCTCTGTCCATCACGTGTTTAAGCTTGACAAACACTCCGTTTTTTTCTCTTCTCATCGTAGGTTGTCGAGGACAGTGATGTGATCGTCATCTCTATCAAGCCTCAGATTGGTAAGCGTACTAGGTAGTATTGTTAGCCCCTGAAGGCAATCAATCACTGATGCATCTCGCAAACTTTTGTTCTCGAGATAGTATTTGCTAGTCCATGAAAGCAACCACTGATGCCCCAGATTTATAATAACTCTGGCTTTTGTTTTGCGCACTTATGAATTACCCACATATGAAATTGCAGTGAAGAAGGTTCTGGTTGAGCTCAAGCCCTTGCTGTCTGAAGAAAAGCTTCTGGTGTCCATTACTGCTGCTATTAAAAATGAAAGATTTACAGGTTGGCCAGTGTATTCAGGGTTTACTGAACTTCTGAAACTTAAATTTTGGTAAAATCACCCTCCATCAAAATTGTATAAGTTGAGCGATGCACCATTTTTTTCCATAAGAATAAGACCGACACTTAAGCCGCAGTATGTCAACATACATCACCATTTCCATTTTCGTTCTTTCTCTTTTAATTACAGGATCAGTTATCTCAACAACTGAGTGTTGAGCGATGCACCATTATCTCCCCATAATAAGAATATGCCGACCACTCCCTCGGCCACAtcgctactaggaaaaggcctactaataccGCATCAGTTTTgtctattaatggcgcactactggtgataCTAATGGCTTAATcttgggtcactatggcttaatctcaagtcaatatgcttaatctcaggtcaaatcgcactctgtggtcaaacttcccgaaaggtcacccatcctcacactactcctgcccaagcacgcttaacttcagagctctatccaaccccaacaccagctcacttcacagacACTTGTTGATatgtctagcatatcaatcctattaaaccttattaatgtttaggactttgttcatgttcatgagtgtgatgaaattttgaaaaaatatttcaaacttccgttcatattacgtatcatattttgaaaaaaaatcccgaaaaaaatgaaactatttttttctgttactagtgacgcacctagcatacggtgcgccactagtaagtttgaatttttttattttttttccttctagatcttaaaagccccgtaactttttttctgttaaattcggatgtaacttttcgagtagatgatttttcatatagaaactttttaatccgagttcgtatgcaaatgttatgcccattttacaaattttaaaaagattttgcaaataaagtcgaaattcatatttgtaaattttcccaacaactagaccacatatcacatgggaaagttaaaacaacaacaacaacaacaaagcctttagtcccaaacaagttggggtaggctagaggtgaaacccataagatctcgcaaccaactcatggctctggcacatggataacaagcttccacgcacccctgtccatagctagctctttggtgatactccaatccttcaggtctctcttaacggactcctcccatgtcaaattcggtctaccccgccctctcttaacATTcttcgcacgctttagccgtccgctatgcactggagcttctggaggcctgcgctgaatatgcccaaaccatctcagacgatgttggacaagcttctcctcaattggtgctaccccaactctatctcgtatatcatcattccggactcgatccttcctcgtgtggccacacatccatctcaacatacgcatctccgccacacctaactgttgaacatgtcgccttttagtcggccaacactccgcgccatacaacattgcgggtcgaaccgccgtcctgtagaatttgccttttagcttttgtggcactctcttgtcacagagaatgccagaagcttggcgccacttcatccatccggctttgattcgatggttcacatcttcatcaataccctcatcctcctgcaacattgaccccaaataccgaaaggtgtccttccgaggtaccacctgtccatcaaggctaacctcctcctcctcacatgggaaacttattttcttttatttttttacattctcatcattttcttttattttttttaaaactgaaaaggcgatccatggggaggtggggagggggggtgcatgcgagggaatttttgggccaagttagtaatggcgcaccgtgggagtggtgcgccattactagtttaatggcgcaccactcccatggtgcgccattactagttttcaaaaaatattaaaaaaagttgaaaaaaattactagtggcgcaccgtggatgtggtttaactagtaatggtgcacttaataacaagttttttttatttttttcaaaactactaatggcgcaccaggggatagtgcgacattactagttaaacttgtaatggcgcaccacatccacggtgcaccattagtaaattatttttttcaaaactagtaatggcgcactatcccctgatgcgccattactagttttgaaaaaaaattgaattttttttaaaaatttactaatggcacaccgtttttttttcaaaactagtaatgacgcaccgtggatgtggtgcgccattactagttttgaaaaaaaattaaaaaaattttgttactaatggcgcaccgtggatgtggtgcgccattagtatttggacactaatggcgcatcaacacatggtgtgccattagtatatagtagtggcacaccacatgtctggtgcgccattagtatcaatttcatctatagctttttcctagtagtgcatatgTTAACTTGCAATCTATCCATTACACACATATGTAATTTCAAGCTTGTTAACTAATCGCTCTTATGAAGCTATCACTTGAGTAGAATTATGTGGCGTGATACTTTAAAGAAATGTGAACTCTTCTTTGTTCCCGTAACGAGTCTAAGTACATGCTAGGCAGTATGTCCCATGGATTCGCTCCATTGTTATTTTTAATGACTGATTCTAACATGACCTTTCATTCTATTTTCATTCCTCTTTTATTTTTAGTGTCTAATGATATACCAATGTTTACCTAATTGAAATGCCAAGGATTTTGCTTTAAAATCTCCAAGTATCGGTCTGCTTTGTCGATTCATTATTATCTATGATTGTAATTTTTAATTTGTAGCGGTCTTACACGCAACACATTATCTACTTGTAGTATTTTACCAGTGAGGTTTTGATTTTTTTTATCATTGGTAGAAATTCTGTAATGCTAGTAGATTTGCTAAATGGAGATAGTATTACTATGCACTTCCTTCCTGCTTTTCACACTATTGGAATTGTATCTTTCTTGCTGATGTTGTTGCATTTATTTAGTGATGTGCCTCCTAAATGGAGATCATTTGCAGTGGCATGGAAAAGGGGGTTCCCTCTTGGGCTGCCTAAAAAGCATGTTGCTTGGGCAGACCTCTGCTCGGCCTTAGATCCGTCTCCTCGATGAGTACGCCGTGCCCATGGTGATTCTCAAAAGAAAGGATTCCTTGATGGACAGGACATGTGAATGCTTTAGATTTCTGACTTTAGAGACGAGCAGCGGCAGGCGCGCCGCTTGCCTCATCTTTGGTGAGACAGACTTGGCTAGGGCCTTCCACTACTCATTGTCGTCGGAGATGTCAACGATCTCCGTGCCGGGCTCCGGGTAGATGGTTACCTGCTGCAACGCTGGCTCCTCCTCCTCTAGATTGGCGAACATTTCGTTGATCTCCATCTGTCGCTGGCGGAGGAagcaatggttggcctccacctccacctctgaTTGGATGGAGTCAAGGATGGCATGTTGCTCCGCTTTGGACACCTCGAGCTCTGCCAGTGCCTCAGGCATGCCGAAGCCCATAGCCTaatccgtctcctcctcctcctccaactctgcATCTGTCGTGGCCGCGTCcacttcctccacctcctcctccggcttcaGCGAGTCCGAAGTTAGGCCTGCGACGTTTTGAGCTTCGCACCTAGCTCGGATCTGCTCAAGGAACTGTAGTCGGCGTTCCCGCGTGAGCATAGCATAGGTCGTGACCCGGCGACGGGGCATGGCTAGTGGAATGTGAAGGTGAACGACAAGGGGAATGTGGCAGTGGCTAATGGGAAGGGAGAGAATGTGGACGGGGTAGGGTTTGAGTCCGGGCGTCTGGCTTAAATAGCTGGACTAGAGCCCTCGGGCAGCGCGTTGGAGCTACGCCATTGAGAATCGGAGGAGACGCCGGCTGGACTGATGGTTTTCGGAGTGTTTCTGCATCGGCCCGAGCTGTCAATCCGACGTTTAGGGCTGGTATGAGGAGGCTGTCTTAGTCGGTTTTTTTTTACCAGATCATCTGTCCATGCGTTTGAGGCCAGTTTGAGACGCCAGGATGTAGATGCTCTAACATAAATGATGTGaaagcaaaacaggttagcccaaaagGAAAAACtgcattcgcatgcagctgctccTGGTGGAAAAATTAAACGCCAGCCCTTGCCGCTGCCATCCTCGAAACAACACATTTTCCTTCTTCATTGGCCCTAACATATCTAAGGTGCGCAACTATAGTCTGGTAAATATGACTTATTAAAATGAACGGTCAAGGTTGCAGCGTGACAGGAACACCAGAATGAAAGCTAGCCCTAAAGTCTCATGGGACCACATAACCAAAGACTGTCTATAGCATCTCTATCTATTCCCATAGCATCAAATTGTTTTGCACCGTCTGCGAAACATCTAAATTTGGGGTATACAATAGATCAAGCGGCGCAGATTACGACACCGATGGTTCTGGCTCTTTCCTCGTCCTCCCCTTGTTTACAACCTTTGTAGCCAGCACGGTATTAGGCTCCTTGGTGTAGATGATACAGTCGTCGAGAGTGTAGATCCAGTCCTCGATCACCGCTACCGGAGGCCGCCGAACCCgcacgccaaggcggctgggcaggGGTGGTGGCGGAGGCTGGCGCATAAGCAGATCCAAGACGTGGACGTATGATTTGTGAAACCCACATTCGCAAGCGTAGCAAATAATGGTGGCCCTCGATAGCTCGGGGAGGGCGCAAGACACGCATGGGTTCTCCCCCCACCCCACTACTCCCGGGTGCTATATTGACGGGGGCACCTCCACCGACGAACCATGTTAGAGAGCGACGGGGGCCACCATTATTTGCAACAGGTGCAATTACGAGCATAGCGATGGGGAGGGGGAAGGAGGAGATTAGAGATTGAGCAAGGTAAAGGAGAAGCTCACGAGCGAAGTGGGGCTATATGGGGAGGGATTCCTCCGGGGAGAAGCAAAGGAGACGAAACTGACGGGGCGGACGGAACACGTGGAGGAGGGGCTAGGGACGCTTAGGTGTAGATGGGCTGTCAGTGAGTGGTGTGGTGACGCGAGCTCTTTCGCCGCGGAGCGGGGCGCGGTGCTCTACCATCGGTTGGTGTTGCTTGCGTCTACCGTCGGTTGTACACAGAGACAAAACATGTTCAGTGTAATACTGGTAACATATGCAAAAACAGCTTTCAATTAATGTGTGCTTTGCTGTAATACAGGATATACACCGAAATCATTCATTAATTTGTACATTAATTGGCATCCATCTTATTGTATATAGAAAAATCTTGTATTAATTCTATGCTTTGATAGAATACAAGAGAGATATTGAAATTGTTCATTAATGTCTTCTTACTATATGAAATATATAGAAATCATTTATTAACATATATGTATGTTGGAAAATCTTgtattaattgtgtgttttgctggAATACGAGAAATATATTGAAAATTCGTCATTAATGTCTTTGTTATTAGAAATATATATAACGCGTTTATTAAAATCTATCTTATTTAAAAACAAATGTATTTTTATTAATTTTCTGATTTTCTAGAATAAAAGAAATATACTGAAAATTATTCATCAACGTCTTCTTATAAGAAATATATGGAAAGGATTTAATAGTATCTATCTTATATAGAGAAAATGTTTTATCAATAATCATTTATTAATATCAATAATCTTATAAGATATGTATAAAACATTTATAAATATCTATTTACATATAAGAAGATGTTATATCAATTTATTTTTGTTATAAACATGTTATTGTCATTGTGTCTCATAGTTTCTTAATTTTTAACGATCAGATTTTAATAGTTACTGGTAAATAAATATCTAAAAGGAATATAAGAACAACACAATCATTTTACTACGGATGTTTCTCTAAATAAACAATGTAAACACTTCAATGTGATCACATTTGCATGTTTAATAAACTTTAGAATAACTATTCCTATAACTGTATTTTTTTATTCACGACTCCAGTTAGAGCACATCTAAGTTTAAAATATCTAATCAGAACCACATATGGAGGAAGAATGTATCTTAAATATAACACAAATATTTTCTTTTACAAATAGATTCTTGAGGATGAGGATTGATGTCATGGTACACTAGGTGTTGTCACATTAGCTCCATCTACTAGTTGGTTTACACAAAACCAAAAGAGGTTCAGTGCATTCTATTGAAATATATGTTTAATGTTGAATATCAACTAGAGATAAATAAAAAGCATTAATTAGTATTGAAAATGCATTTCTGAGCACGGGCTCATTTGAACACGGTGAATAgtaaactaaaaaataaataaataatcgaTTTTTTTGCATGGAAGATGTCTCATTGCTAGGGGTCTATGCCTATTTTCAACGCATTCAGGCATCaaagtagctctcagcaaaaaaacaaaatcaatCCATACAGTAAATTGTTTCACAAACCCCAAATTtatcttttttgctgagagttAAAGACATGCCTGCGCTGAAAATTGGCACGGACCGCATGCACCGAATCATCTTCCatgcaaaaaaaatcatttttttttatttttttctagtatttttttattttactaTTCATGGCAGAGGCAGATGAGCTAGGGAGACAAATCACCACTCTCTTATTAGTATAGTATATCTAATATATAGAAAAACTTGTATGAATAATTTAATTATTAACTTGTATAAATTTCTTTGTGTGCAAAGATTGTTATAAACTTGTTCTTGTAACTAGCAGTTTAGTAGTGTTTTAATGAACTTATGTTAGTAGTACGAAAATAGTAAATAAAAAATATCAACTACATACATTTCTTCAAATGATGAACACATTTTGATTTGATCAAATTTGTAGTTCTAATGATTTTCTCAAATAATGATTGATACAATCGTGTCTTTCTATTTGCGACATGAATTAGAGTGTATCAAAGCTATAAATAAGAAATACATTATGGCGTGGAAAACAATTTTGTGAAAATAACGATTGATGTCAACATACTTTGGTATTGTACATTTTGGCATTCGTTGGGTTTGTTTATTGGTTTACACAACGCCAAAAGAGGTTCAGTGCACATGTAATCGTAATTGTAAATATTTTACTTGTGGGTTTCACTAAGCATACCCATTTTTCATTCATAAATGAGAACTGAATATATAAGTTACTTTTAAGGGATTTTCATATTCCTGCCCTTAGCTGGTGCTCACCGACGATTTTCCCCCTACTTTCAACGGGTGCACACTTTGCTCCTAAACAACATGACATATTGGGTCACAGTGAAACATCTTTGCCAAGATGGAAACTAAACTTAAGGGTCATTTCTATAACCAAATACAATTATTTAGGAGTAAGACTGAGCATAGTTCAAAATTACTAAGGGCAAAACTATCCAAAAAAGGCACAAATGTGAAAATCTCTTTTTTTACATGTCTTGTGTACGACgtgaaattgcaccaataaaactcTAAGGGTGGAGATATTTTTGACTTGTTGTAGTAATGGTGATTAATCTGTTAATGATGGTATGTTAGCGATGACTAACTCATCACTTTTAAAATTATAAAAGTGTCATTTTATGTTTGTTAAGGGAATTCATCTAATGTTCCAAACATTAATTTGATTATGTTTTGTAGAATCTATGAACTTTCGATAATAATAATTATTGGTATAATTTTAACTTTATTTGCAACCTGGTTTAGAGAATACTTAGccataaatgttgaataataacaaACTATAGAAGACATTTAGATATGATATGGAGATTTTTGATAAATAATTTTTAAGGAATTTTTTTAGTTTTGATCAATGAATGAGGCCAAACGGAAAATAGATTGGTTTGTGTTTAATTTCGGCGCTACCTACAAAAGTACGATTTATCCTTCGATGGAAATAATCTTGGCCTTGCAGTCATATC is drawn from Triticum dicoccoides isolate Atlit2015 ecotype Zavitan chromosome 4A, WEW_v2.0, whole genome shotgun sequence and contains these coding sequences:
- the LOC119283813 gene encoding pyrroline-5-carboxylate reductase-like; protein product: MGNLAESIACGVAASGILSASAIRTTVHRHPERCAAFASLGATILASNAQVVEDSDVIVISIKPQIVKKVLVELKPLLSEEKLLVSITAAIKNERFTVAWKRGFPLGLPKKHVAWADLCSALDPSPR